A segment of the Triticum urartu cultivar G1812 chromosome 1, Tu2.1, whole genome shotgun sequence genome:
TTCTTACAATAGGAAAAAAATCACATAGAGTAGTAATGCTTACCTCCGCCAACATCGATGCATCCAATGCCTCTTTATGCATGTTCTTTTCTATAAGATTTTTTGCTTTTTGATGAAGGATTAGAACCATGTTCCAAGCCCCATAGATAATGAGGATAGTGATGTAAATTTCATTAATTAGGAAAAAATGTTGAACAGAGAAATCAATATATTACTTGATATCATGTGCAGACCCGAAACATCGTTTTGTGGCCACTTTGATCGTCAAGATCTAGGTTGAAATCTTTTACAGGGAAGGAACCGTCTAAATGCCCTTGACAACGACTACATTTTTTCGCAAGGGTATAAATCTCAATATCAAAATCCACACAACACTACAGAGATACAGTAAAAAGAAGCCGATAATTGGATGGATGAATACGTACTTGTGACTAGATGAACTCACGGTCGCGGTTTCGCAGATAATGAAGACGCTAAAACGATTTGCCAATGGGGAAAAGAACTACGGATGGCCGATGGTCACGGTCTAGCAGATGCCAGATGGCTCATGGGCGGCTTGCTGGCACGGCCGCGGCGGCGCAACACCAGGTTGCCGCGCACAGCGGCGACAATGAGTCAACAAACAATAATCCAAGTTATTCCCAAGCGGCCGAGCGATTGACGAAGAGTAGAAGACGAAACAAATCCATCGCTAGCGCCCATCTCCAGCCCCTTGTGCCTGGCTTCCTCCTTTAATTTTCTCCCTACCTAATATTTTTACTGGGCTATACTGCATACcagatgggggggggggggggggggggcctcGGCCTGGGCCCTGGGCCGTCACCCCACCGGCCATACACCAGGGCCGGCCCTGATGGGATATTGAGAAAGAGAGGTTGCAGGGGACACGAAGGTTCGAGGATCATGTTGGCCAGCACTATCCTCTTGGATCCGGAAGGTAGGAAGTGGCTTGAGGCAGAAGAAAAAGACATCAACGGGCAAATAGAGCGACGAGCACCGAATGATTCATTCTTGTATCATCTATCTATGAATTGTCGTATTTCACTTGGGCATGTGTTGAATTATTGAATTGTGATTCATTTTTTATTTGTTTCACTATTGAACTATTGAATTCGTGGTGAATTTGTGCTATATGATGGAGGTGCATCGATTCTTAGGGTTTTGATATGAAGGGTGTGGTTGTCTGGGAAGACAAATGAGATGCTATCCGGTGTTTTATGGGACACATCCGGACGTGCCCGCGGATGTATAGGGGTGGATGGGCCAAGTCTGGTCGTAGATACTCTAACAGTTTATATCTTGTATCCATGCATGGAGACTAAAATAATGCTACTAAATGGCGCAAGATGGAACAGAAACTGAAAATAAAGGCAGAAAAAGGAAGGAATAGTTATAAGTATGATGTATGCCTACCCATTTCGAAATATCTTGTGGTTTTGATAGATAAGGAGGGAATTGTGAACCTTGAGCTTATGGAGGGTTGCTTGCTCTTACTATGTAGGATGGGAGGTTGATGCCCACGTCCATTTGAAGTCACGTTGGTCAAATATCAATCTGCACCGCTTTTTAAATTTCATTGGGGAATATCAAATAAATGTTGGCGTATCTCTGGTGATTAAATGCGCCATTCATATAGTATCTGTTTCATGTTTCCAGAAACCAATGAAAGAAATCGAAACCGTGAAACAATATCAAATTAATTGAGACTCAAATAACTTGCCTCCGGAACACATGCACATGTCACACACCCTGAAGCATAAATCAACGAGAGGTAATAGATTAATAGATTAAATTCAAAAATGTTGCACATTACATCGATCCCAATGATTTAATCATGGGTATCCTCTCTGCTTGACCACGAAAACAAATTGACAACCCGACAATAATATGATGCATAGCAAAGCTAGCAAATATTCATAGTATATGAGCTAGCTTAATTTCTTCCTCCAAAGATGGATCGAGCAAGCGTCCCTAATTATTTTTCCTGTTGATGACCTCCTCAATCATAGGCCCGAGAACATCAAGCCTCATTGGTTTGGGCACAAAGTCATCAGCACCAGCACTCATGAACGCCTCCATGGCGTTATCATCAGCGGACACCCCGACGATCTTCACATCAGTGGCTCCCATAGCACGGATCTTCATGACTGCCTGTGCAGTAACATATAGAAATGTCAATGAGATGACCAACCAATATATGGAAAAGAAGGAATTCGTCAAATCAACTCAAGTACGTACCTCAGGACCGGTCATTATGGGCATGTCCTTATCACACAAAACAATGTCGAATTTGTTACCCTCAAGGAACATATCAACAGCTTCTTTCCCATTCTTAGCCAGGGTGACCTCACAGTTAAATCTGCGTAGCATGAAGGAGAGAACCATGCTGTCAACCTTAATATCCTCAACAAGCAGTGCCTTGAGGGATGATGCCATGATCAGCTAGCTAAAATAACTGCAAACGGAATTAATAAGGATATTAGTTATTTCTGATACACACCTAGATAATATTTTCAAGGAGATTGTTATAAGTATAATTAACACGAGCATCATAATATTAATGATTAGTCAATAACAGTGCAAGCTTGTGCATTTTAGTTGCAAACTGATCGGTTACAAATCATCTGGAAGATGACCACACGTTTCATATATCTCAGCTAATAAAAAATCATATATTGGCAACATGCATGCACGGTATCTAATATAGATCCATACGCATGGCTCCGTGCCAACAAGTTCAACATATATAGGCAGTGATGTGCACATGTTTAGGCAGCGCCTCTAACAATCTCGATCTTGTATGTACCAGCGGTGATGCAAAAAAAAAAGGCAGAGAAACAAATTAAGGAAGGAACAGAGATATGTACGTAGCTGTTGTTGCAAGAGGTACACTTTCTTAATTGGTAATTTACCactttatgaaattcttcacaaAAAACAGCATAAGGATGAAGTAAAGAAAGCAAAGAAAACATCCAAAAAAAGAATGGCGAAAATAGATGCCTATACATGGCTGCCAACAACAACCAGAAAGTGTGCTGCATAGATCAAAACTGATCAAAATGCACTAGCTTGAACAATCTAGATCGATCTTGTAGGCATGCATGGAGAGAAAACTAGTGGAAGATGCACGACCAGACAGAGGGGCGAGAGTGGCTATGAACCTTTGAGCTTATGACTGAAACTACTACGGTTGCTCTTGCTCTGTTGCTTGCTGCTTGGGGCTTTGGTGGTGTATCCGGCCAAGGTACAGGGGTATTTATAGGGGTGGCCGGTCGATCTCCGCCGTCCATTCGTAATCACGGTGCTGCTTCACGCATGCAAATATCGAGCTTCCACTGCTTTCTAATTCCACCAGGGAAATCAAATATTGTGCTGGCTGGCGTATCTTTTGCGATTAAATGATATGGAGTTACTACTTGCATGCCGCCGCTGTTCTGTTTATATATCGCCTTAAAGCTTGCCGATTATGGCACGTATATCTGCCTCGATCACAGCTAGCGTATATACGGAGTATATCTGTCTCGATCCCAGAACATGATTAAAATTAATGCCTGTTTAATTTGCAATCAGCAATGTGCGGGTGCAGTTTACCTCGAGATCAAATAGATCGTGGTAATTAATTCTTGGTTTTTATTATGGCTAGACCTATTTGAACATGCCAAGATGTATACTACTACTCCAGCGTATATTGCAACCAATGTATTCCAGACTGGGTATTCATTAGTTAATGTAAAATCTATTAGAATTATTTCTTGGTTTCATTAGTCATGGCTATTAATTCTTGGTCTCATTATGGCAGGAAAAAAATACGTATTTTGAACGTATATAGGGATCCACCATATATTCGAGACTGTACATTAATCTAAGCAAGGTGCATTTCTACGATTTCTTCATTCGCTGTCGAAAAGATTTCTTTTTTCTATATGAGGCGGTACTAATTTCTTGTGGGTATGTCTGCTTTTTTATTTAGACAAGGCAAAAAATGGTTTGTCAGAAATTTTGTATGTGCGCGCCCTATGGCCCAGCGAAGCCAGCCCACTTATTTTCCTGCCCATGCAGCTGGGAAAACCCTATGTCCGCACATGTcggtgttcgcacacgaacatatcaccgtgtaccctcgatgCCGAGGGTGATaaaccgcagctcacgtcgaataAGACCTGGCCAGAAGCGCGTTACACAAGCAATCCAACGGACACTTTTatagacccgaaaccccacacgcccgggagggacaCCGTCAGGGCACGGAGTGGTTGTGGGCTACCCTAGGTCGACCTGGTCGCAACCCTACAATGCATATACATAAACCAAACAAATGATTAAGATCGTCTCCAAAGGTCGAAGCTCATTTCTTCCTTACACGTTCGGATGTGTTTGGACATCAAACGGGTGCCCAGTGGGCTCACCAAAGTTCAACCGTCTGGACAGTCTGGGTTCCCTCAAATCCAGCCTATATGTGGGTGAGAATGTGTAGTCCAGACTATCCGCAACACGCGCTCACAACACAAAACTCTACTCCACGTCGCACCCTCCCCACTCCACCCCAGACATTTCTCACAGAAACTCTCTTATTTAAACCAGATGACACCCACCTCACCTtcgccatctctctctctctccttcacACTGTACTTCCCCACAGACCACCAAGGAGGAGTCCCCCAACAATCGCCCTGCTCTCCACCCAGATCCTCTCCTCCCGTGTTGATGCCGATCCGCCACCTCCAGCAACAGAGAGGAAGCAGGATTCAAGCGATTTCTTATTCAATGTTTAGTTATGTGGTACCAGATGAGCCAGGGGCTCCAAGACTGGCCTGGAAGGTCACCATCTCTGTGCTGGTTGGCAGGATTGGCGGGGCCACTAACACTGGTTGCTCGATAAGAACTGATGACGGGTCAATAGTGTGCGTCGCGTCTACGTCCATCTTGGAGGGCTTAGACTGGTTGCTGTAGGCCTCCTCTGTTGCTACGTGGGTCTCTTGGATGTCCCCGTCAGTTCGCTCATGGTTCTCTGTGGCGGAAATTTTGGTGGCCTCCTCGGTGGCAACCTTGGCAATGCCGGCTACTTCCACAAGCTCGTCGCCTCCCGCGGGAGAATTTGGAGCTGAAAACcaagaaagaaaaggaaggcatagAAATCAAACCACGGATGGCGACCAAGGAAATTTCTCATGCAAATAACTCCGCGAACTTGTTGGGAAGGGGCATCCCCTCCCCCGGCAGCATGCGTTACCAGCACACGGCCCTCGACATTCTCCGTCGTCGGGAAAGCACCGGTGTGGACAGAGTCATCAATGGAGGCCCTTACCAGGGGCTTCTCCGGGAATAATGCATGGTTGACGGGGGCCCCTTAGCGGGGTTTGCTCCTTGGCGCTCCTCACCTTGGTGCTCCCCTCCCATTTCCTTGTCCGCCCTGGAAGGACAAACCTCGACATCAGTAGTGATCGTCTAGCGCGACGGCACGTCCTGAGGCGGGGGCCTAGCCTGGGGGCTTGTGGCCGCCATGTCAGTCGCTGGCATTTCCTGCCCGGCCCTTGACGGTGAATCATGGCCCGCCGATGGCTTGGCCCACTTCGTTCATTGGATCAGCGGCTCCTCGTCCCTGAAATAACAGAAGAACCAGATCAATATTGACAAAAATATGAATTGGGACATaacaagaagaggaaggaaaacGCTTACTCTTCGTCATCAGACTCGACAAGGATGCTCATTTTGTACTAAGACAGCGGTGGGGACTCCCTGGCTCTCTTGATAGTTAGCGGCGGTGAGCTTGGCGGGAACGAGATCTCATCGTCCCCGGAAAGTTCTTCCCGGGAAGACGGGGGCTCGAGCTTGACCAACTGTGCAGGTTGTCGGCGTATCACCTCCTGCTTCCCAGTCTTGGTGGTAGATTTCCTCGGCGGAGCGGTGGATCGAGGCGCGGGAGTACccatgtgaaggaaatatgccctagtggcaataataaagttattatttatttccttatatcatgataaatgtttattattcatgctagaattgtattaatcggaaacataatacttgtgtgaatacatagacaaacaaagtgtcactagtatgcctctacttgactagctcgttaatcgaagatggttatgtttcctaaccataaacaaaagagttgttatttgattaacgggatcacatcattcattccattagcttagcacccgatcgtttagtatgttgctattgctttcttcatgacttatacatgttcctatgactatgagattatgcaactcccgtttgccggaggaacactttgtgtgctaccaaacgtcacaacgtaactgggtgattataaaggagctctacaggtgtctccaaaggtacatgttgggttggcgtatttcgagattaggatttgtcactccgattgtcggagaggtatctctgggccctctcggtaatgcacatcacataagccttgcaagcattgcaactaatgagttagttgcgggatgatgtattacagaacgagtaaagagacttgccggtaacgagattgaactaggtattggataccgacgatcgaatctcgggcaagtaacataccgatgacaaagggaacaacgtatgttgttatgcggtctgaccgataaagatcttcgtagaatatgtaggagccaatatggtcatccaggtcccgctattggttattgaccggagatgtgtctcggtcatgtctacattgttctcgaacccgtagggtccgcacgcttaaggtttcgatgatagttatattatgagttttgatgtaccaaaggagttcggagtcccggatgagatcggggacatgacgaggagtctcgaaatggtcgagacgtaaagattgatatattggacgactatattcggacatcggaaaggttccgagtgattcgggtatttttcggagtaccgggtagttacgggagaagcaatggccttgatgggctttagtgggaagaggagaaagggccaaggggctgctgtgcccccctcccctctagtccaaattggactagggaaaagggggccggccacctctccttctcctccacttccttctcccttcctcccctcttggtggactcctactaggacttggagtcctagtaggactccacatcctggccgcaccaaccttggccggcctcctcctcctccatcctttatatactgaggcaaggggcaccccaaagacacaagttgatccacgtgatcttattcttagccgtgtgcggcgcccccagccaccatggtcctcgataatattgtagcggtgcttaggcgaagccctgcagtagtagtacatcaagatcgtcaccacgccgtcgtgctgacggaactcttccccaacactttgctggatcggagtccggggatcgtcatcgagctgaacgtgtgctaaaactcggaggtgccgtagtttcggttgcttgatcagtcgggccgtgaagacgtacgactacatcaaccaaacgcttccgttctcgatctacaaagggtacgtagatcacacactccctctcgttgctatgcatcaccatgatcttgcgtgtgcgtaggaatttttgaaattatctacgttcccaacagtggatccgagcctaggttttatatgttgatgttatatgcacgagtagaacacaagtgagttgtgggtgatataagtcatactgcttaccagcatgtcatactttggttcggcgtattgttggacgaagcggcccggaccgacattacgcgtacgcttacgcgagaccggttctcccgacgtgctttgcacataggtggcttgcgggtgacagtttctccaactttagttgaatcgagtgtgactacgcctggtccttgcgaaggttaaaacatcaccaacttgacaaactatcattgtggttttgatgcgtaggtaagaattggttcttgcttaagcccgtagcagccacgtaaaacttgcaacaacaaagtagaggacgtctaacttgtttttgcagggcatgttgtgatgtgatatggtcaagacatgatgctaaattttattgtatgagatgatcatgttttgtaaccgagttatcagcaactggcaggagccatatggttgtcgctttattgtatgcaatgcaatcgcgctgtaatgctttactttatcactaaacggtagcgatagtcgtggaagcaagcttggcgagacgacaacgatgctacgatggagatcaaggtgtcgcgccggtgacgatggtgatcacgacggtgcttcggagatggagatcacaagcacaagatgatgatggccatatcatatcacttatattgattgcatgtgatgtttatcttttatgcatcttatcttgctttgattgacggtagcattataagataatctctcactaattatcaagaagtgttctccctgagtatgcaccgttgcgaaagttcttcgtgctgagacaccacgtgatgatcgggtgtgataggctctacgttcaaatacaacgggtgcaaacagttgcacacgcggaatactcaggttatacttgacgagccaagcatatacagatatggcctcggaacacggagaccgaaaggtcgagcgtgaatcatatagtagatatgatcaacatagtgatgttcaccaatgaaactactccatctcacgtgatgatcgggcatggtttagttgatttggatcacgtaatcacttagaggattagagggatgtctatctaagtgggagttcttaagtaatatgattaattgaacttaaatttatcatgaacttagtcctggtagtattttgcaaattatgttgtagatcaatagctcgcgttgttgcttccctgtgtttattttgatatgttcctagagaaaattgtgttgaaagatgttagtagcaatgatgcggattggatccgtgatctgaggtttatcctcattgctgcacagaagaattatgtccttgatgcaccgctaggtgacggacctattgcaggagcagatgcagacgttatgaacgtttggctagctcaatatgatgactacttgatagtttagtgcaccatgcttaatggcttagaatcgggacttcaaagacgttttgaacgtcatggagcatatgagatgttccaggagttgaagttaatatttcaagcaaatacccgagttgagagatatgaagtctccaacaagttctatagctaaaagtatggaggagaatcgctcaactagtgagcatgtgctcagattgtctgagtactacaatcgcttgaatcaagtgggagttaatcttccagataagatagtgattgacagaattctctagtcaccatcaccaagttagtagaacttcgtgatgaactatgatatgcaagggataacggaaacgattcccaagctcttcgtaatgcggaaattgacgaaggtagaaatcgagaaaaacatcaagtgttgatggtagacaagaccactagtttcaagaaaagggcagagggaagaaggggaacttcaagaagaacagcaagcaagttgctgctcaagtgaagaagcccaagtctggtcctaagcctgagactaagtgtttctactgcaaagggactgatcactggaagcggaactaccccaagtgattggcagataagaaggatggcaaaatgaacataagtatatttgatatacatgttattgatgtgtactttactagtgtttatagcaacccctcagtatttgatactagttcagttgctaagattagtaactcgaaacgggagttgcagaataaacagagactagttaagggtgaagtgacgatgtgtcctggaagtggttccaagattgatatgatcatcatcgcacactccctatactttcgggattagtgttgaacctgaataagtgttatttggtgtttgcgttgagcatgaatatgatttgatcatgtttattgtaatacggttattcatttaagtaagagaataaattgttgttctgtttacatgaataaaaccttatatggttacacacccaaatagttcgttggatctcgatcgtagtgatacacataatcataatattgaaaccaaaagatgcaaagctaataatgatagtgcaacttatttgtggcactgccgtttaggtcatattggtgtaaagagcatgaagaaactccatgctaatgggtctttggaatcacttgattatgaatcagttgatgcttgtgaaccatgcctcatgggcaagatgactaaaacgccgttctccggaactatggagcgagcaactgacttattggaaataatacatactgatgtatgagatccaatgagtgttaaggctcgcggcgggtatcattattttctgaccttcacagatgatttgagcagatatgggtatatctacttaatgaaacacaagtctgaaatatttgaaaagttcaaagaatttcagagtgaagtggagaatcatcgtaacaagaaaataaaagttttcacgatatgatcgcagaggtaaaatatttgagttacgaatttggccttcagttaaaacaatgtgaaatagttttactactcacgccacctggaacaccacagcataatggtgtgtctgaacattataaccgtactttattagatatggtgcgatctatgatgtctctttttgatctaccactatcgttttggggttatgcattaaagacagctgcattcacgtttaaaaaggcaccatctaagtccgttgagatgacacaatctgaactgtggtttggcaagaaaccaaagttgtcgtttcttaaaatttgggatTGTGATgtttatatgaaaaagtttcatcctgataagctcaaacccaaatcggagaaatatgtcttcataggatacccaaaggagactgttgggtacaccttctatcacaaatccgaaggcaagacttttgttgctaaattcggagtttttctagagaaggagtttctctcgaaagaagtgagtgggaggaaagtagaacttgatgaggtaactgtacctactcccttattggaaagtagttcatcacagaaatctgttcctatgactactacaccaattagtgaggaagctaatgatgatgatcatgtaacttcagatcaagttactaccgaatctcataggtaaaccagagtgagatccgcaccagagtggtacagtaatcctgttctggaaatcatgttactagaccatgacgaacttgcgaactatgaggaagcgatgatgagcccagattccgcgaaatggtttaaGGCCATAaaaaatctgagatatgatccatgtatgagaacaaagtatggactttgatggattttcccgatgatcggcaaagccatagaaaataaatggatcttcaagaggaagacggacgctgatagtggtgttactatctacaaagctagaattgtcgcaaaaggttttcgacaagttcaaggtgttgactacgatgagattttctcactcgtatatatgcttaagtctgtccgaatcatgttagcaattgccgcattttatgaaatctggcaagtggataaacaaaactgcattccttaatggatttcttaaagaagagttgtatatgatgcaaccagaaggttttgtcaatcctaaaggtgttaacaa
Coding sequences within it:
- the LOC125540611 gene encoding two-component response regulator ORR42-like, with product MASSLKALLVEDIKVDSMVLSFMLRRFNCEVTLAKNGKEAVDMFLEGNKFDIVLCDKDMPIMTGPEAVMKIRAMGATDVKIVGVSADDNAMEAFMSAGADDFVPKPMRLDVLGPMIEEVINRKNN